A genomic stretch from Panthera uncia isolate 11264 chromosome E3, Puncia_PCG_1.0, whole genome shotgun sequence includes:
- the PAGR1 gene encoding PAXIP1-associated glutamate-rich protein 1, translated as MSLVRGHGDISATTAAPLSEEGEVTSGLQALAVEDTGGPSASANKAEEEGEGGREETEHEGSGAEEVQGEAPSADGEEQTKGESEDWYVPCSDEEVELPADGQAWMPPPSEIQRLYELLAAHGTLELRAEILPRRPPTPEAQSEEERSDEEPEPKEEEEEKPHMPTEFDFDDEPMTPKDSLIDRRRTPGSSARSQKREARLDKVLSDMKRHKKLEEQILRTGRDLFSLDSEDPSPTSPPLRSSGSTLFPRQRKY; from the exons ATGTCCCTTGTTCGGGGTCATGGCGACATTTCGGCCACCACGGCGGCGCCTCTGTCTGAAGAAGGGGAAGTGACCTCTGGCCTCCAAGCTCTGGCCGTGGAGGATACCGGAGGCCCCTCTGCTTCGGCCAATAAAGCCgaagaagagggggaaggaggccGGGAGGAGACGGAGCATGAGGGGTCCGGGGCTGAGGAGGTGCAGGGAGAAGCCCCCAGTGCTGACGGGGAAGAGCAGACCAAGGGAGAATCCGAAGACTGGTACGTGCCCTGCAGTGATGAGGAGGTGGAGCTGCCCGCGGATGGGCAGGCCTGGATGCCTCCCCCCTCCGAAATCCAGCGGCTCTATGAACTTCTGGCTGCCCACGGTACCCTGGAGCTTCGGGCTGAGATCCTGCCCCGCCGGCCACCGACGCCTGAGGCCCAGAGTGAAGAGGAGAGATCCGATGAGGAGCCTGAGcccaaagaggaggaagaggaaaa ACCACACATGCCTACAGAATTTGACTTTGATGATGAGCCAATGACACCAAAGGACTCCCTGATTGACCGGAGACGCACCCCAG GGAGCTCAGCCCGGAGCCAGAAACGGGAGGCTCGCCTGGACAAGGTCCTCTCAGACATGAAGCGGCACAAAAAGCTGGAGGAACAGATCCTTCGCACTGGCAGGGACCTCTTCAGCCTGGACTCCGAGGACCCCAGCCCCACCAGCCCCCCACTCCGGTCCTCAGGGAGTACTCTCTTCCCGCGGCAGCGGAAATACTGA